One part of the Neoarius graeffei isolate fNeoGra1 chromosome 2, fNeoGra1.pri, whole genome shotgun sequence genome encodes these proteins:
- the LOC132877914 gene encoding tripartite motif-containing protein 16-like — protein sequence MKMAKANISVDQNQFMCPVCLDLLKGPVTIPCGHSFCKVCINGCWDQEDQKGVYSCPQCRDTFTTRPVLRRNNMLDEIVEKLKKTEVQAASPAHCYAGPGDVECDFCTGRKHKAVKSCLMCVASFCETHLKPHYLSPTFKKHTLTEASAKLQEKICTEHQKLMEIYCRTDQTFICYLCTMDNHKGHDTVTAAAQRAGKESVLKEEQMKSQQRIQEKQKKLRELKQAVNTIKSRAQTAVEDNEMIFTELISSLENKRSEVTGLIRDQEKAELSRAERLLEQLEQEIADLQRRVTELEQLSHTQDHIHFLQTLASGRWSCPVETPNFPTSNITVNQDLTFFGARDSLSELKNRVMEFCKEEFNQIRPHAAAVQPMISPPQPESREDFLKYFCYLTLDPNTAYRNLRLFQNYRVVKYSERKGMYAYHPERFDCYSQVLCKESVCGRCYWEVEWSGDGGVFISVSYKDISRKGQGDECVFGRNSQSWSLYCSSSSLSFYHNNIKTELKVPSTSRIGVYVDHSTGTLSFYSVSDTMRPFHKHFTTFTQPLYAGFWIGIKSVVRFCDPN from the exons ATGAAAATGGCCAAGGCCAATATCTCAGTAGATCAGaaccagttcatgtgtccagtgtgtctggatctcctgaagggtCCGGTGACTatcccctgtggtcacagtttctgtaaggtgtgtattaatggctgctgggatcaggaggatcagaagggcgtctacagctgtcctcagtgcagagacactttcacgacaaggcctgttctacgcagaaacaacatgctggatgaaatagtggagaaactgaagaagactgaagtccaagctgcttctcctgctcactgttacgctggacctggagatgtggagtgtgatttctgcaccgggagaaaacacaaagccgtcaagtcctgtctgatgtgtGTGGCTTCAttttgtgaaactcatctgaaacctcacTATCTGTCTCCTACTTTTAAGAAACACACATTAACCgaagcctcagcaaaactccaagagaagatctgcacTGAACATCAAAAACTGATGGAGATCTACTGCCGTACTGATCAAACCttcatctgttatttgtgtacgATGGATAATCACAAAGGTCACGACACCGTCACAGCCGCAGCACAAAGAGCTGGGAAAGAG AGTGTGTTAaaagaggagcagatgaaatcccagcagagaatccaggagaagcagaagaagctgcgggagctgaaacaggctgtgaacactataaag tcacgtgcacagacagcagtggaggacaatGAAATGAtttttactgagctgatcagttCCTTGGAGAATAAACGCTCGGAGGTGACGgggctgatcagagatcaggagaaggctgaactgagtcgagctgaacgactcctggagcaactggagcaggagattgctgatcttcagaggagagtcactgagctggagcagctttcacacacacaagatcacatccatttcctccag ACTTTAGCTTCTGGACGTTGGTCTTGCCCAGTGGAAACACCAAATTTCCCCACATCCAACATCACCGTCAATCAAGATCTCACATTTTTTGGAGCGAGGGATTCTCTCTCAGAGCTGAAAAATCGAGTCATGGAATTCTGTAAGGAGGAATTCAACCAAATCCGTCCACATG ctgcggCAGTTCAGCCGATGATTTCACCACCACAGCCAGAAAGCAGAGAAGATTTTCTGAagt ATTTCTGCTACCTGACTCTGGATCCAAACACGGCATATCGTAACCTCAGACTGTTTCAGAATTACAGAGTGGTGAAATACAGTGAGAGAAAGGGGATGTACGcttatcatccagagagatttgactgcTACagtcaggtgttgtgtaaggagagtgtgtgtggacgctgttactgggaggtggagtggagcggtgatggtggtgtgttcatatcagtctcatataaagacatcagcaggaaaggacagggtgatgagtgtgtgtttggacgcaacagtcagtcctggagtctgtattgttcttcttcttctctctcattCTATCACAACAACATTAAAACTGAGCTCAAAGTGCCATcaacctccagaataggagtgtatgtggatcacagtacaggaactctgtccttctacagcgtctcggaCACGATGAGGCCCTTCCACAAACAtttcaccacattcactcagcctctatacgctgggttctGGATTGGAATTAAATCAGTCGTCAGGTTTTGTGATCCAAATTAA